In Desulfovibrio sp. Fe33, the genomic window TTGAGCTCGTCAAGACCGACGATGTAGCTCATCAGCACAATCTCCGCCAGGGCGAGGCCGAGGATGCAGAGGTTGTTGACGAAGTGGTCGACGATATCGAGGATGAGCAGTCCGCCGCCCGTGGTGAAGACCAGGGTGAGGACGTAGCCCAGCAGGCAGACCATGGAAGCGGTCCGCTTGCGGCTCATGCCGAACTTGTCGATGAAGGACGAGCTGACGGCCTCGACGATGGAGATGTGCGAGCTCACTCCAGCCATGGTCAGGCAGAGGAAGAAGAGGGTGCCGACGAACACCGGCGCGGGCATGGTGTTGATGGCCGCGGGGATGGTGATGAAGGCGAGCCCGACGCCGGCTCCGGCCACTTCGGAGATGTCCTGGCCGGTGGCGTGGGCCATGTTGCCGAGCACGGAGAAGATCATCACGCCCGCCAACAGGGAGAAGCCGCAGTTGATGAACACGGTCATGGCCGCGTTGTTGCTGATGTCCGACTCCTTGGGCAGGTAGCTGGAGTAGGCCAGCATGATGGAGAAGCCGATGGACAGGGAGAAGAATATCTGGCCGTAGGCGTCAGCCCAGACCGAGAAGTCGGCCAGCTTGGAGAAGTCGGGGTGGAAAAGGTAGTTCAGCCCCGAGATGGCGCCGGGCAGGTTGATGACACGGGCGATGAGCACGATCACGAGCAGGAAGAGCAAGGGAATCAGAATCTTGCACGCCCGCTCAATGCCCTTGCGTACGCCCGAGGTGATGGCCAGCCAGGTGATGCCCCAGGCCAGGGTGCAGGCTGCGAGGATGGGCCACTGGATGGAGCCCAGATGCAGCGGAGAATCGGTCAGGCCCAGGTAGTCGCCGAAGAAGAACGCCTTGGGATCGCTGCCCCAGGAAACGTCCAGGGCGAAGACGGTGTAGTTGATGGTCCAGCCGATGACCGCCACGTAGTAGATGGAGATGACAAGGGCGACCATGACCTGCATCCAGCCGAGCCATTCCCATTTTTCACCCAGGGCACGGAAAACCTTGGGTGCGGAACCTCGATACTTCTGGCCCATGCCGAACTCGAGGATCATGAAGGGAATGCCCGCGGTGAGCAGGGCGAAAATGTAGGGGATGAGAAAGGCGCCGCCGCCGTTCTCGTAAGCCATGTAGGGGAAACGCCAAATGTTCCCCAGTCCGATAGCGGACCCGACCGCGGCCAGCACGAAACCGGCGCGGGAGCCCCACTGTTCACGTTGAGACATAGTTCACCTGCGATTTTTTAGCGTACGCCGCACAGCCGCGTGCGGCTTCCGTGTAGCGGAAGGGTGCCCCCCCAGAACCCGGATGGAGAAAAAGAGAACGGGACGGCCCTTGCAGGCGTCCCTCACCCTTTGTCCGCGAACGGATTGTTGTATAAAAGCGGTATGTCTGTATGACAAATTAACTCGGCTGTCTACTTTCAACAGGGGGTTTTGCCGGGGAAAATTCGATTTTTGCGGGTAAAAAGGGAAGTTTTCATGGTTTTTTCGGGTGAAAAACCGAAAAAAACGCTTTCAAGACTCCCGCGCGGGCCGAAAATCGGCTTTTGGGCCCGCGCAGGCGGTCTCCTAGAATGTCAGGATGGTGTAGCCCTTGTCCATGTAGGCGGCCATGGACGGATGGCCGGACATGTCGTCGAGCAGGGGCATCCCGGAAGCCTTCACCGCGTCGAGTACGCCCAGTTTGGACGAGCACGCCTTGCACGCGCCCGCCACGAGTCCCGCCTGCCTGGCCTTTTGATAGAGCGCGTGGAACGGGTTTTCCGGTTTTTCCAGCTCGGGCACGAGCTTCACCGCCGCGCCCTCGAAGACGATGATCGCCTCCTTGTCCCTGTCCTTCATGTCCAGCGCGTTGAGCAGGACGTGGACGAAACACATCAGTTCGCCGTTGAACGCATAAAGACAATACATGGTCGCTCCTTGTTTTGCCGGGTCCCCCCGAAAAGGGACCAATATTATTAACTTCCCGCTTTCGCGCCAGGACGCCGCAGAGCGAAAAATCCCGCGCCGAAGGCGCTTACAAGGGATGCAAGGGGGCGAACCCTTGCCCGCCGGAGGCGAAATCATCGACTATCGCCGCGAAGCGGCTTTCAACGCCTGATTCCCTCTTCAGGGAGTCAGGGGTAGTTCTGAAAAAAACAGGCCCTCCGACGGTAGCCGGAGGGCCGATGTATGGTCAAATTCGATTTAGTCGAAGGCCATGGAGACTTTCCACTCCTGCCAGACCTTGCCCACCAGGGCCGGGCCGGGATTGAGTACCGGTTTGCCCGGCCTCCAGCCGGAAGGCGTGGCCTTGGTGCCCTTGGATTCGCGCACCAGTTGGAACGCCTGAATCTGGCGCAGGGTTTCATTGACGTTGCGGCCTACGGGCGGGGTCAGGACTTCGAAGGCCTGTACCACGCCGTCGGGATCGATGAGGAAGCGGCCGCGCACGTCGACGCCGCCCGCGTTATCGTAAACGCCGTACTGGGTGCCCACCGCGCCGCCGCCGTCGGACAGCATGGGGAAGGGAACCTTGCCTCGGGTAATCATCTTGGAAAGTTCGTGGTCCACCCACATTTTGTGCACGAACATGGAATCGGTGGACATGGACAGGACCTGGACGCCCAGCTTCTCGAATTCTTCGTTCTTTTCCGCGACCGCGGAAATCTCGGTCGCTCAAACGAACGTGAAGTCACCGGGATAGAAGCACAGGACGACCCACTGTCCGAGATATTCCGAGAGGGTGACGGAACCGAACAGGCCGTCGATGTAGGCGGGGGCGGTAAAATCTGGGGCCTTCTGGCCGACGCGGATCATGGAGCCTCCTTCTGGTTTGGCGGTTGGAGTCGGGGCCTGCTCCTCGGGCTGAGAGGGGGCCGCCACCTTGGGGGCGGGACGCTCGCACGAGGGATCTTTGATTTCAGGCATGATTGTCTCCTTTGTTTTTGGCAATTGATCAGCCTTTTCAAATCGACAAAACTGATAATAGGTACTGCTATGAAGATATCAAGCTATTTTTGAACATATGCCTAATTGTCGCAATGAGAGGCGAGGATCGGGAGAGGGGCGGCCGTCGGCCGCCGGAGAAACGGAGTGGACTCAGCGGACGCCGCGTTTAATCAGGAAATCGGAGTATTGGGAGTCTGTTCCCTTCATGTGTTCCGTGGTCCAGTCGCGCAGGAATTCATAGACCGTCAGGTCCAGGCAGGAGGCGTTCCGCTCGTGCTCTCCGATGAGTTCGTGGACCTTGGTCGTCAGAACCTGGTGTTCGTATTGATGTTCGGCGAACAGGTCCTCGGGGTAGCCGTGTTCGAGCAGGAGCTGCTCTTCGTGGCCGAAATGATAGGTCGTGTAGTCGGCCAGTTCGTTCAGCACATCGCCCATGACGGTTTTTCCAACGTCATCCATGATGGCCTGGAATAGCTTGTCGGTCAGGGCGATGAGCCGTTTGTGTTGCTCATCGATGGAGGGGACGCCCACGGAGAGCGATTCATACCAGTCCAGTCGGTGATTATCCGTCCGCATGTGCAATTTCCTCTTGAAAAGGGGATGAAATCAAATCCGCAGCGTTGTCACGTTGTGTCAGTGTGGATGCCGGTCGGGATGTATGGTGGAGTTGAGAATAGTTTGTGAAGAGGCGAAGAGGCAAGTGTTGCCGGCAAAAAAAAGGAGCTCCCCCCATCCTTGAGAGGAAAATCAGGCGTTGAAAGCCGCTTCGCGGCGATAGTCGATGATTTCGTCTCCGGCGGGCAAGGGCTCGCACCCTTGCATCCCATGTTTGCGTCTTCGGCGCGGGATTTTTCGCTCTGCGGCGCCCTGGCGTGAAAGCGGGGAGTTGAAAAAAAGCCCCGGGAAATCCCGGGGCTTGATTCTTCTGGTCGGAGTGGAGGGATTTGAACCCCCGGCATCCTGCTCCCAAAGCAGGCGCGCTACCAGTCTGCGCCACACTCCGTCTATCGGTTTGAGGACTTCATCTCGCCCGGACGAAGCCGTGCGTAGCGGGGCGGACGGCGGTCAGGAACCGTTTCGCATCCGGCCGGGGCGGTCCTCAACCGTCCGTCCGGACTCGCGCTGTTGCGCGCGACCCCCCGCGAGGGTGAGCATACCTACTGAAAAAGTGGGCCGTTTGCAAGTCGGTCAGCCCAAATCGACTCCGTGGATGCGCTGTCAGCAGTCCGAGCACCTGCCGTCGCGGATGCCCCGCACGCGGGCCGAGAATCCGGAACGGTTGATGAGCTCCCTGCCGCAGCCGGGGCAGACGGTGTCCTGTTTGTTGGAGCCGGGCATGTTTCCGATGTAGACGTATTGAAGCCCCTTGGCCTTGCCCATGTCGTAGGCGGTTTCCAGCGAGTTGCCGGAGGTCGGCGGGGCGTCGGTCATCTTGTAGTCGGGGTGGAACCGGGAGATGTGCCACGGCGTGTCGGTGCCGATTTCGCGGGCGAGGAAGTCCGTCAGCCGGTCCAGTTCGCCGGGCGAATCGTTTTTGCCGGGGATGAGCAGGGTGGTCACTTCAAGCCACCAGCCGAGCTCGTGCTTGATTTGCTTCAGGTTGTCGAGCACGGGCTGGAGCCGGGCTCCGGAGATGGCCTCGTAGAACGTTTCAGTGAAGCATTTGAGGTCCACGTTGATGGCGTCGATGTCCGGGCCGAGGGCGTCCAGGCATTCGCGGCTCATGAAGCCGTTGGAGACCATGATGTTCTTGAGTCCCCGTTCATGGGCCAGCCGGGCCGTGTCCTGCATCAGCTCGAAGAAGATGGTCGGCTCGGAGTAGGTATAGGAGATGGACGCGGCTTCGAGCCGGATGGCTTCCGCGACCAGGTCCTCGGGGGACATCTCCCGGCCCAGGATGGGACTGCCCGTGCGCGGCGGCTGGGACAGGGACCAGTTCTGGCAGAAGGTGCAGGACAGGTTGCAGCCCATGGTGGCGAAGGAGAAGGTCATGGAGCCGGGCAGGAAATGGTAGAGGGGCTTTTTTTCGACCGGGTCGAGATTCAGTGCGGCGACCTTGCCGTAGTTCAGGGAGAACAGGACGCCCTCCCTGTTCTCCCGCACACCGCACCGGCCTCGCCCGCCGGGCCTGATGGCGCAAAAATGGTTGCACAGCCTGCATTGGACCGCGCCGTCCTTGAGAGACTTCCACAGTCTGGCCTCGATCATGGCGTCACCTCCGGATTCACTTCTTCGGGGCAGTCTTGTCCCCGAGGTCGGGCCTTTCGTCGCGGGGCCAGGATACGTCGGGGTCGACGGCGATGATGACCTTGTCGTACCAGTCCGTCTCTTCCGTCTTCGGCTGGTGCGAGTCGATGGTCGAGTCGCCCGCCTCGTTGACGCCGAAGGTCGTCACTGGCTGTTCGCCCTCCACGGGCCGCGTGCCGAAGGTGTTGTCCTGGCGGTTCTTGGCCGTGTCCTCGTTCTTGAATTTGCTTTGGGCGGCTCCCGGAGCGGGCGTCAAAAGAGCAAGGGCCAGGGTCAGGACGGCCGGGACGATGAAAAGGCGCATGGTTTCCTCCACGGCTAACGGTACTGTCACATTCATATATAATAGACACGGGATGCGGCCTTGGCAATGCAAATGGAAAGCCGTCCACTTGTTGCTTGAACTTGGTCCGCCTTCCATCTATAAGCGACCAAAGCCAACCGAGGAGAGACTCATGAGCGACAGCGCCAAACGATCCCAGGCCTACACCGCTGCTGGTGTGGACATCGAGGCGGGCAACGAATTCGTCCGCCGTATCAAGGACATGGTAAAGTCCACTTTCACGCCCGGCGTAGCCACGGACATCGGCGGCTTCGGCGGCCTGTTCAAGCCCGAAATCTCGGGCATGGAAGCCCCCATGCTCGTTGCCGGAACCGACGGGGTGGGCACCAAGCTCAAGATAGCCTTCATGTTCGACAAGCACGACACCGTGGGCATCGATCTGGTGGCCATGTCCGTCAACGACGTGCTCGTTCAGGGCGCGACCCCGCTTTTCTTTTTGGATTACTTCGCCACAGGCAAGCTGGAGCCCGGCGTGGCCGCCGAAGTGGTCTCCGGCGTGTGTGAAGGGTGCCGTCAGTCCGCCTGCGCCCTGCTCGGCGGCGAGACCGCCGAGATGCCCGGCTTCTACCCCGACGGCGAGTACGACCTTTCCGGTTTCGCCGTGGGCATGGTCGACACTCCGAAGCTCGTCACCGGCAAGGAGATCACGCCCGGCGACGTGCTCATCGGGCTGGCGTCCTCCGGCGTGCATTCCAACGGCTGGTCCCTGGTCCGCAAGCTCCTCGGCGAGTCCGGGCTGGACAAGGACGATATCTTTCCCGGTACGGAAAGGACCGTGGCCGAGGTGCTCATCGAGCCTACCCGAATCTACGTCAAGCCGGTTCTCGAACTCATGGAGTCCCTGCCCATCAAGGGTATGGTCCATGTCACCGGCGGCGGTTTCTACGACAACGTGCCCCGCATCCTTCCCGAGGATGTGGCCGCCACGGTGCAGTTCGGCTCCTGGGCCATGCTTCCGGTATTCGATTGGATCAAGAACCAGGGAGACCTTTCCTGGCCTGAAATGCTTCAGATTTTCAACTGCGGGATCGGCTACATCCTTATTGTCGACCCGGCGCACGCCGACGAGGCCCTCGAGAAACTCGACGCCCGCGACGACGTCGAAGCGTACCGCATCGGCGAGATCACCAAACGCCAGGACGCCTCCGAACAGGTCGAAGTCGTTTTCCCGTAGGGATATTCCCATTGCCAAAAAAAGGCCGCTCCTGATGGAGCGGCCTTTTTTCGTTTCCGGCCCGCCGGTTGTCCCGGCGACGGAAACCGTCCCTAGCCACGGTACGGATTGAAATAGCCGTAGTCGATCCAGGGGAGAGCCTTTTTGAGCCGTTTCCTGAAGTTGTTGAAACCCATGGAGGGAGAACGTCCGAAGGGAGCCATGAGCTTGAGATAGAGCTCTGGGTCGAGGTTGAGATTACGCAGCTGGATGAAGTCGTAGCGGCACGCCTCGCCCAGTTCGACCAGCGCGTCGAACTCTTCCTCGGTATCGGTGACGCCGGGGAAGAACAGCAGGTTGAGGGAGACGAACAGGCCGACATCGTGGGCCTTGCAGATGGTTTCGCGCACGTCGTCGAAGGAATAGCCGCGCGGCCGGTAGTACGCCTCGTAGGGGCCTTTGCGCGCCGAGTTGAGGCTGACCCTGATGGAGTTGACCCCTGCGACTTTGAGGGCGGGCATGGCCTGGTGGCGGGAACCGTTGGTGTTGACGTTGACCGTGCCGGTGCCGCCTTCGCTCCGGTATTGGGACACAGCCTCGCAGATGAGTTCGGCTTCGAGCAGAGGCTCTCCCTCGCATCCCTGGCCAAAGGAAAATATGGGGCGGCGTTCCCGCGACTCGTGGCGGCGCATGATCTGAACGATCTCATCGGCCGTGGGGCGGAACGCGATGCGGCATTGCGGGGAGGGGAAACCGGAATCCTCGGGCTGGTGCGAAATGCAGCCCACGCATTCGGCGTTGCAGGCCTGGGAAGTGGGCAGGGGGCATTCGAAGCGTCCAAGGGACAGGTTCTTGGCCGCCGGGCAGCCGCTGGTCAGGGCGCAGCCCGCCAGATGGTTGACCAGGCGGTTCTCGGGCATCTCGGCCAGGAGCTGATGCGCTCCGGCCTCGATGCGGTCGGGCGGAATATGGGTGAACACCTGCCGTTTGTCCTCGTCCACCTGCTTGGCGCAGACCCAGAAACGGCCGTTGGCATAACCGATGGCCGCGTAGGAAAGCAGGGGCAGGATCGGGGCGTCGTCGTCGGACTCGTAAGCCGCTATCCCGGTGACGGTATGACCCGGACAGACGAAGGCCGCCACCGCCAGCTCCTCCATGACCTCGGCCTGGCCGTCTTCCTGGCTGTAGCCCATGGCATGGCGGCCGGGGAGCATGAAGAATTCTGATTCCTCGGGCAGGGGTATGATTTCGTCGGGCCTGGGCAGGCCGAATTCGTCGCCCCGCCGGACCATCAGCAAGAGGTCCGGGTGGTCGAAAATCTCGCCGTCCGCCGAGGCGAACAGCATACGCGGTTGTGGTTTGTTCTTGGATGACATAGTGGCGGCATTCTATGTGCAAACAATGGTTCGGGCAAGAATTGAATGCGGGTCGGGCCGTTTCGCCGCGCAAAAAACAGGTTTTGCCGTGTAATGCGATCTGGGCGTTCGGTATGGCCGATTTCCTGCAAAACGCTTGGATAATCTCCGGGAGGCGCGGCCGACGCAATCGGCCGCACATGCGAAAAGACCGGCTTCCTTGAGGGGAAACCGGTCTTGAGTGGACTGAATATCCGATTCTCGGCTTAACGCTTGGAGAACTGGAAGGAAGCGCGGGCGCCGCGGAGGCCGTACTTCTTACGCTCTTTCTTACGAGCGTCGCGGGTCAGCAGACCGGCGGGCTTGAGCACGGAGCGCAGTTCCGGATCCAGGTCGCAGAGGGCGCGGGCGATGCCGTGGCGCAGGGCCTCGGCCTGGCCGGACACGCCGCCGCCGGAGCAGTTGGCCTTGATGTCGAAGCGGTCGAGCATCTTGACCAGCTTCAGCGGCTGCTGGACAACCATCTGCAGGGTCTTGCGGGGGAAATAGTCCTCGAAGGGACGGCCGTTGACGGTGATCTGCCCGGTGCCGGCATAAAGGCGGGTGCGGGAGATCGCATTCTTACGTTTGCCAGTGGCGTAGGTGAAATCGCTCATGATTATCCCCGATTAGAAATCCAGAGGTTTGGGAGCCTGGGCCGCGTGCGGGTGCTCGGGACCGGCGTAGACCTTCAGCTTTTTCAGCTGCTGGGCGGCCAGTTTGTTCTTGGGCAGCATACCCTTGACGGCGGCGGTGATGACGTTCTCGGGCTTGATGTCCAGCATCTGGCGCAGGGTCTTCTGCTTCAGGCCGCCAGGATGGTTGGTGTGCTTGTAGTACATCTTGGCGTCCATCTTCTGGCCGGTGACTTTGATCTTATCGGCGTTGATGACCACCACGAAGTCGCCCATATCCATGTGGGGGGCGAACTCCGGCTTGTGCTTGCCGCGCAGACGGGTGGTGATCTCGGTGGCCAGTCGGCCCAGGATCTTGTCCGTGGCGTCGACGATGAACCATTCGCGGTTCGCGTCTTCCGGCTTCGGGCTATATGTCTTCATAAAAATGCTCCTTGCAGATTCTCAAGAAGGGGACCTTTACGGGCATCCTGCCCGCCTGTCAACCCATTTCAATATATATGAGTGGTCACGCGATCAGACCGCCTGGCCAGGAAGAACGGGTTGTAACGGGGTGTTCTTCAAAGCCGGTGGGCAGACCGGGAGAAGGTACTTACCTGAAAACCGAGTCGGCCACAAGCTTTTTGTTTGCGCGAATCAACTCGACGTATTTCGGTGCGTCCGCTCGATATGATTGATGAAATATTGTATTGAACGCCATTCCCGCCCCAAAAAAGTGACCAATATATTTAACTCCCCGTTCCCGCGCCGGACCGCCGCAGAGCGAAAAAGCCCGCGCCGAAGGCGCAAACATGGGATGCAAGGGTGCGAGCTCTTGCCCGCCGGAGGCGAAATCACCCGATTATCGCCGCGAAGCGGGTTTCAACTCCTGATTTCTCCCCCCTTTTTTTAAGGAGTAAAAAACAGCTCCCAAGCAAAGTGACCAATATATTTAACTCCCCGTTCCCGTGCCGGACTACCGCGGAGCGAAAAAGCCCGCGCCGAAGGCGCAAACATGGGATGCAAGGGTGCGAGCCCTTGCCCGCCGGAGGCGAAATCATCCGACTATCGCCGCGAAGCGGCTTTCAACCCCTGACTTTCCTCCTTTAAAGAGTAAGGAGCAGCTCCCCTCAAAAGAAAAGGCCCCCAGGCGGGAAAACTCGCCGGAGGCCTTTGGATTCGATTTTGCAGATTGCCTTACGCGGAGACCAGCTCCTTGAGCTTGGCCAGGGCGTTAGCGACGCCTGCCGGATTGGAGCCGCCTGCGCGGGCCAGGTCCGGACGGCCTCCGCCGCCTCCGCCGACTTCGCCCGCCACGGGCTTGATGAGATCGCCCGCCTTGAAGCGGTCGTGCAGGTCCTTGGTCACGGCCAGGGCCACGGAAACTTTGCCGTCCTCGTGAGGCGAGACCAGGCAGATGATGCCGGAAGGCAGCTTGGAGCGCAGGGCGTCCATCTGTTCGAGCATGACGCCCATGTTCGGGGCCTCCACTTCGACAGCCAGGACCTTGACGCCGTTGATCTCCTCGATCTCGCTCATCATGTCGCGGCCCGCGCCGGAGGCGAGCTTGCTCTGGAGGGTCTTCATTTCCCTGTGCATGTCCTTGACCTGCTGCTGGAGGTCCTTGACCTTCCGGGCCAGGTCGGAGGGTTGCGCCTTGAGCATGGCACCGGCCTCGGAAACGGCTTCGCGGCGCTCGTTGAGCCAGGCAACGGCGTTGTGGCCGGTGGCGGCTTCGATGCGCCGGATACCCGCAGCGACGCCGGATTCGGAGGTGATGACGAAGGAACCGGCGATGCCGGTGTTGTCCAGATGGGTGCCGCCGCAGAATTCCATGGAAACACCCGGCACTTCGATGACCGAGACCGTGTCGCCGTACTTTTCGCCGAACAGGGCGGTCGCGCCCTTGGCCTGGGCGGCTTCGATGGACATGACCTCGCGGGTCACGGGGATGGCGTCGAAGATGGCCTTGTTGACCAGGGTTTCAACTTCGTGGATTTCCTCGGGGGAAAGGCCCTTGATGTGGGTGAAGTCGAAGCGCAGCCGGTCCGGTCCCACCAGTGAGCCAGCCTGCTTGGCGTGGTCGCCCAGCACCTTATGCAGGGCGGCGTGGAGCAGGTGGGTGGTGGTGTGGTTGCGCATGGTCGCCAGGCGCTGCGTGCGGTCCACGTTGAGGAAGGCGGAGTCGCCCGGCTTGAGGACGCCTTCCGTGACGTTGATCTTGTGGGCGGTCAGATTCTTGGACGGCTTGACCGTGTCGAGGACGTCGGCCTTGCCGTTCTTGGCCGCGATGGCACCGGTGTCGCCCACCTGTCCGCCGGACTCGCCGTAGAACGGTGTGACCTTTGCCACCATCCAGCCGGACTCGCCGTCATTGAGCGCGTCCACGACCACGCCTTCGGGGGTCAGGAGGTAGGCGATCTCGGACTGGTCGGCCATGGTCTCGTAGCCGGAGAACTCGGAAGTCACATCCTGCTCGAGCAGGGTCTGGAACACGGAGGCCACGTCCTTTTCGCCGGACCCTTTCCAGGCGGCCTTGGAACGCTGCTTCTGCTCCTGCATGAATTTGTCGAACTCGGCCTCGTCCACGTCCATGGAGTGCTGTTCGGCCACGTCGCGGACGATGTCGATGGGGAAGCCGTAGGTGTCGTAGAGCTTGAAGGTGGTCTCGCCGGGAACGACGGTCGCATTGGCCTTCTTCAGTTCGGCCAGCTCCTCCTCAAGCATTTCGAGGCCCTTGTCCAGGGTCTTGGCGAAGGACTCCTCCTCGCCCCGGACGACCTCAACCATGAAGTTGCGGGTCTCTTCCAATTCCTTGTAGTGGCCGCCCATGTCGTCGATGACCTTGGAGGCCGTCTTCCACAGGAAGGAGCCCTCCAGGCCCATGAGTTTGCCGAAACGGTAGGCGCGGCGGATGAGGCGGCGCAGGATGTAGCCCCGGCCCTCGTTGGACGGCAGGACCTGGTCCGGAATGAGGAAGGCGATGGCCCGGGAGTGGTCGGCGATGACCTGCAAGGCCGTGTCGATTTCCTCGGACTGGCGGTATTTCACGCCCGCAAGCTCGGCCGTGTAGCTGATGATGGACTGGAAGAGGTCGGTCTCGTAGTTGGAGTGCACGCCCTGGACCACGGCGGCGATGCGCTCAAGGCCCATGCCGGTGTCGATGGAGGGGCGGGGCAGGTCGGTCCGGGTGCCGTCCTCGGCCTGATCGTACTGCATGAAGACCAGGTTCCAGATTTCAAGGAACCTGTCGCAGTCGCATTTGCCGATACCGCAGTTCGGGCCGCAGCCCACTTCCTCGCCCTGGTCGTAGTGGACCTCGGAGCAGGGGCCGCAGGGGCCGGTGTCGCCCATGGACCAGAAGTTGTCCTTCTCGCCCAGGCGGTAAATGCGGTCGGTCGGAACTCCGGCGACCTTCTGCCACAGCTCTCCGGCCTCGTCGTCATCCTTGTAGATGGTGATGTAGAGGCGGTTCTTGTCGAGCTTGAGCTCCTCGGTCAGGAACTCCCAGCAGAACCGGATGGCGTCTTCCTTGAAGTAGTCGCCGAAGGAGAAGTTGCCGAGCATCTCGAAAAAGGTGTGGTGGCGGGCCGTGCGGCCCACGTTTTCCAGGTCGTTGTGCTTGCCGCCCACGCGGAGACACTTCTGGGACGTGGTGGCGCGGATGTAGTCGCGCTTTTCCTGGCCCAGGAAGAGCTTCTTGAAT contains:
- the alaS gene encoding alanine--tRNA ligase: MKANEIRRRFLEYFERNGHTIVESSPLTPKDDPTLLFTNAGMVQFKKLFLGQEKRDYIRATTSQKCLRVGGKHNDLENVGRTARHHTFFEMLGNFSFGDYFKEDAIRFCWEFLTEELKLDKNRLYITIYKDDDEAGELWQKVAGVPTDRIYRLGEKDNFWSMGDTGPCGPCSEVHYDQGEEVGCGPNCGIGKCDCDRFLEIWNLVFMQYDQAEDGTRTDLPRPSIDTGMGLERIAAVVQGVHSNYETDLFQSIISYTAELAGVKYRQSEEIDTALQVIADHSRAIAFLIPDQVLPSNEGRGYILRRLIRRAYRFGKLMGLEGSFLWKTASKVIDDMGGHYKELEETRNFMVEVVRGEEESFAKTLDKGLEMLEEELAELKKANATVVPGETTFKLYDTYGFPIDIVRDVAEQHSMDVDEAEFDKFMQEQKQRSKAAWKGSGEKDVASVFQTLLEQDVTSEFSGYETMADQSEIAYLLTPEGVVVDALNDGESGWMVAKVTPFYGESGGQVGDTGAIAAKNGKADVLDTVKPSKNLTAHKINVTEGVLKPGDSAFLNVDRTQRLATMRNHTTTHLLHAALHKVLGDHAKQAGSLVGPDRLRFDFTHIKGLSPEEIHEVETLVNKAIFDAIPVTREVMSIEAAQAKGATALFGEKYGDTVSVIEVPGVSMEFCGGTHLDNTGIAGSFVITSESGVAAGIRRIEAATGHNAVAWLNERREAVSEAGAMLKAQPSDLARKVKDLQQQVKDMHREMKTLQSKLASGAGRDMMSEIEEINGVKVLAVEVEAPNMGVMLEQMDALRSKLPSGIICLVSPHEDGKVSVALAVTKDLHDRFKAGDLIKPVAGEVGGGGGGRPDLARAGGSNPAGVANALAKLKELVSA